From Glycine max cultivar Williams 82 chromosome 11, Glycine_max_v4.0, whole genome shotgun sequence, the proteins below share one genomic window:
- the LOC100803624 gene encoding transcription factor MYB20 codes for MGRQPCCDKVGLKKGPWTAEEDKKLINFILTNGQCCWRAVPKLAGLLRCGKSCRLRWTNYLRPDLKRGLLSEYEEKMVIDLHAQLGNRWSKIASHLPGRTDNEIKNHWNTHIKKKLKKMGIDPVTHKPLSNKTEQTQAQPDEQQTHQPLQEQQEEPIPVEKDTKFEPEKEQNKEPEKPESSIESLTITEEAKEEDQIMTPLFDSWELMNEFCTDEVPIIESNEILVPSAPSSTSPTTTTTTSSSTSTSASSNSNSSNFLEDLLLPDFEWSDDYNDTNFDNNNNSSMALWDDDFIRSWNLLINDDDGDGDRKQVFEAPINQYPRVIMDSDSWAYGLF; via the exons atgggaaGGCAACCTTGCTGTGACAAAGTGGGGTTGAAGAAGGGGCCATGGACCGCAGAGGAGGATAAGAAACTCATCAATTTCATCCTCACTAATGGCCAATGTTGCTGGAGAGCTGTCCCTAAACTAGCAG GGCTGTTAAGGTGTGGCAAAAGTTGCAGGCTCAGGTGGACAAATTATCTGAGGCCAGACTTGAAGAGAGGCCTTCTATCAGAATATGAAGAGAAAATGGTCATTGATCTCCATGCTCAACTTGGCAATAG ATGGTCTAAGATTGCTTCTCATCTCCCAGGAAGAACTGATAATGAGATCAAGAATCACTGGAACACCCACATAAAGAAAAAGCTCAAGAAAATGGGAATTGATCCTGTTACTCACAAGCCACTTTCCAATAAAACTGAGCAAACTCAAGCCCAACCAGATGAACAACAAACCCACCAACCATTGCAAGAACAACAAGAAGAACCTATCCCAGTTGAGAAAGACACCAAATTTGAACCTGAAAAAGAGCAAAACAAGGAGCCAGAGAAGCCAGAGAGTTCAATTGAATCATTAACCATCACTGAAGAAGCCAAGGAGGAAGACCAAATTATGACACCCTTATTTGACTCATGGGAACTAATGAATGAGTTCTGCACTGATGAAGTTCCCATAATAGAATCAAATGAGATTCTAGTTCCTTCTGCTCCTTCTTCCACTTCACCAACCACTACTACTACTacatcatcttcaacatcaacatcagcatcttcaaattcaaattcatccaacttccttgaagaccttctgcTCCCAGATTTTGAGTGGTCTGATGATTACAATGATACTAATTTTGACAATAATAACAATAGCAGCATGGCCTTGTGGGATGATGACTTTATTAGAAGTTGGAATTTGCTTattaatgatgatgatggtgatggtgaCAGAAAGCAAGTGTTTGAGGCTCCTATCAATCAGTACCCAAGAGTGATCATGGATTCAGATTCTTGGGCCTATGGCTTGttttga